A section of the Acanthochromis polyacanthus isolate Apoly-LR-REF ecotype Palm Island chromosome 13, KAUST_Apoly_ChrSc, whole genome shotgun sequence genome encodes:
- the mrpl28 gene encoding 39S ribosomal protein L28, mitochondrial — protein MPLHKYPPKIWDALKLKQGIYARLPQHYLKSLEQKEPTPVHWRPLGVQYRANPKTGLKERVQDVPIPVYYPPHSQDGLWGGEGWISGYRYAKDDKMSTRLRKTWKPQLFKRQLYSEILDHKFTITVTARTMNLIDAAFGFDSYILKTPKEDLQSKLGMDLKRAMLLRLARRNTDLYPDDPDKREKIYDKYKQFEVPEEEAEWVGLSLEEAVEKQRQLEHKEPEPVFKVCVDQLVEELHIKKLLEPHLTEKE, from the exons ATGCCTCTCCATAAGTACCCACCCAAAATCTGGGATGCCCTGAAACTGAAGCAGGGCATCTACGCTCGTCTCCCTCAACACTACCTCAAGTCCCTCGAGCAGAAAGAGCCCACACCCGTCCACTGGAGGCCTCTGGGAGTCCAGTACCGAGCCAACCCGAAGACAGGGCTGAAGGAACGGGTGCAGGATGTCCCGATCCCCGTTTACTACCCTCCACACTCCCAGGATGGCCTGTGGGGAGGAGAAGGCTGGATATCAGGCTACAGATACGCCAAAGATGACAAA ATGTCCACCCGTCTGCGGAAGACCTGGAAACCACAGCTGTTCAAGAGACAGCTGTACAGCGAAATCCTGGACCACAAGTTCACCATCACAGTCACAGCTCGTACTATGAACCTCATCGACGCTGCCTTTGGCTTCGACTCCTATATCCTTAAA ACACCAAAGGAAGACCTGCAGTCCAAGCTGGGGATGGACCTGAAGAGGGCCATGCTGCTTCGCCTGGCACGAAGAAACACAGATCTTTACCCCGACGACCCCGACAAAAGAGAAAAGATCTACGACAAATACAAG CAGTTTGAGGTCccagaggaggaggcagagtgGGTGGGTCTGAGTCTGGAGGAGGCTGTGGAGAAACAGAGGCAGCTGGAGCACAAG GAGCCTGAGCCTGTGTTTAAGGTCTGTGTGGACCAACTGGTGGAGGAGCTGCACATCAAGAAACTGCTGGAGCCACATCTCACAGAGAAGGAGTGA
- the LOC110970664 gene encoding zinc transporter 1 isoform X1, producing the protein MTVIRAEEECGGTERGRDVAGMRLLHWCMLGGTVLLLMCEVAISQLCKSLITLVDGFHTLFLLMHMALPLHQTAIKSLISSLDSSASPPPVSSSSPDSSITSPAAIQTNTEASTIPDQSKHEAATLVNHTSPPGAPACGLSYPSSRILAVGAFISALLLASLCTSYLMEIVNFCLDPHPVQRPLLLVVVGAASLFHKMLVFWLNWDQLQDERLVGSRQLETKSHIQVNHEALAEEESIGREESQDIGQSLVLSAVDDSLHSGAFVLCNPGPSRAPDTDFQTPHQQPEVHLHDCEEGSGAEDLKAFKCESSSTDVTERQKYNICWGHIDSQNASKTSPTCKSSRHTERPEASRQRPVCLPSFVFAIRGLFTSLLALINSLVMLLIAPRFLHSSGACNVLVYLDPGLSLLAVITLLATTLPQVYRYGLLLLQASPPQICVSDLGRKIASVPGVQAVHDLHIWQLTESLLVASVHVHCYAGLPAHRCADLLSGVTKVLQSVGVTCCTVQPEFASCSGFSAGGSSDASLVIHREDPSPPPPLACSLACGKACAGSMCCSLLKEETRNLLAPPSGETREEPQTLVIENTFL; encoded by the exons ATGACTGTGATTAGAGCAGAGGAGGAGTGTGGtgggacagagagagggagagatg TTGCAGGTATGAGGCTGCTACACTGGTGCATGCTGGGAGGGAccgtgctgctgctgatgtgtgAGGTCGCCATCAGTCAGCTGTGTAAATCCCTCATCACCCTGGTAGATGGTTTCCACACGCTCTTCCTCCTCATGCACATGGctcttcctctccatcagaCCGCAATCAAATCTCTGATCTCCTCGCTGGACTCCTCTGcatctcctccacctgtttCTTCCTCTTCACCAGATTCATCCATCACATCTCCAGCTGCCATCCAGACCAACACCGAAGCATCAACCATCCCAGATCAGAGCAAACATGAGGCAGCTACACTGGTCAACCACACCTCCCCTCCAGGAGCTCCAGCCTGTGGTCTGTCCTACCCCAGCAGCAGGATCCTGGCTGTGGGGGCTTTCATCTCCGCCCTCCTGCTGGCCTCTCTGTGTACGTCCTACCTAATGGAAATCGTCAACTTCTGTCTGGACCCACACCCAgtgcagcgccccctgctgctggtggtggtcggagCTGCCAGTTTGTTCCACAAGATGCTGGTGTTTTGGCTGAACTGGGATCAGCTGCAGGATGAGAGGCTGGTAGGCAGCAGGCAGCTGGAGACTAAATCTCACATTCAAGTGAACCACGAAG CCTTGGCTGAAGAGGAATCCATAGGCCGGGAGGAATCCCAAGACATCGGCCAATCGCTAGTCCTGTCTGCTGTGGACGACTCGCTCCACAGTGGGGCGTTTGTCCTCTGTAATCCAGGACCCTCCAGAGCTCCTGACACCGACTTCCAAACTCCACATCAACAACCTGAAGTCCACCTGCATGACTGTGAAGAAGGGAGCGGCGCTGAAGATCTGAAGGCTTTCAAGTGTGAGAGTTCTTCAACAGACGTCACGGAGAGACAGAAATACAACATCTGCTGGGGACACATTG ACAGTCAAAATGCATCTAAAACCTCCCCAACCTGCAAGTCATCACGTCACACTGAGAGACCTGAAGCAAGCAGACAGCGGCCAGTCTGCCTCCCGTCGTTCGTTTTCGCCATTCGGGGACTTTTTACGTCTCTTCTGGCTCTGATCAACAGCCTGGTGATGCTGCTGATTGCCCCACGGTTCCTGCACAGCTCTGGAGCTTGTAACGTCCTGGTTTACCTGGATCCGGGCCTCTCTCTGCTGGCTGTGATCACACTGCTTGCCACAACTCTGCCACAG GTGTATCGCTATGGACTGCTGCTGCTACAGGCCTCACCTCCACAGATTTGTGTGTCTGATCTTGGACGGAAGATTGCGAGTGTTCCTGGAGTGCAGGCTGTGCACGACCTCCACATCTGGCAGCTGACCGAGTCCCTCCTGGTGGCTTCTGTCCATGTGCACTGCTACGCTGGGCTTCCTGCACACAG GTGTGCTGATCTGCTGTCGGGGGTCACTAAAGTGCTTCAGAGTGTTGGAGTGACTTGCTGCACCGTTCAGCCAGAGTTTGCCTCCTGCTCTGGTTTTTCTGCAGGCGGCAGCAGTGATGCCTCCCTCGTTATCCACAGAGAGGACCCCTCCCCGCCTCCTCCCCTGGCCTGCAGCCTCGCCTGTGGAAAGGCCTGTGCTGGGAGTAtgtgctgctctctgctgaaggAGGAGACCAGGAACCTTCTAGCACCACCGTCTGGGGAAACAAGGGAAGAGCCTCAGACTCTGGTCATCGAGAACACCTTCCTCTGA
- the LOC110970664 gene encoding zinc transporter 1 isoform X2, protein MRLLHWCMLGGTVLLLMCEVAISQLCKSLITLVDGFHTLFLLMHMALPLHQTAIKSLISSLDSSASPPPVSSSSPDSSITSPAAIQTNTEASTIPDQSKHEAATLVNHTSPPGAPACGLSYPSSRILAVGAFISALLLASLCTSYLMEIVNFCLDPHPVQRPLLLVVVGAASLFHKMLVFWLNWDQLQDERLVGSRQLETKSHIQVNHEALAEEESIGREESQDIGQSLVLSAVDDSLHSGAFVLCNPGPSRAPDTDFQTPHQQPEVHLHDCEEGSGAEDLKAFKCESSSTDVTERQKYNICWGHIDSQNASKTSPTCKSSRHTERPEASRQRPVCLPSFVFAIRGLFTSLLALINSLVMLLIAPRFLHSSGACNVLVYLDPGLSLLAVITLLATTLPQVYRYGLLLLQASPPQICVSDLGRKIASVPGVQAVHDLHIWQLTESLLVASVHVHCYAGLPAHRCADLLSGVTKVLQSVGVTCCTVQPEFASCSGFSAGGSSDASLVIHREDPSPPPPLACSLACGKACAGSMCCSLLKEETRNLLAPPSGETREEPQTLVIENTFL, encoded by the exons ATGAGGCTGCTACACTGGTGCATGCTGGGAGGGAccgtgctgctgctgatgtgtgAGGTCGCCATCAGTCAGCTGTGTAAATCCCTCATCACCCTGGTAGATGGTTTCCACACGCTCTTCCTCCTCATGCACATGGctcttcctctccatcagaCCGCAATCAAATCTCTGATCTCCTCGCTGGACTCCTCTGcatctcctccacctgtttCTTCCTCTTCACCAGATTCATCCATCACATCTCCAGCTGCCATCCAGACCAACACCGAAGCATCAACCATCCCAGATCAGAGCAAACATGAGGCAGCTACACTGGTCAACCACACCTCCCCTCCAGGAGCTCCAGCCTGTGGTCTGTCCTACCCCAGCAGCAGGATCCTGGCTGTGGGGGCTTTCATCTCCGCCCTCCTGCTGGCCTCTCTGTGTACGTCCTACCTAATGGAAATCGTCAACTTCTGTCTGGACCCACACCCAgtgcagcgccccctgctgctggtggtggtcggagCTGCCAGTTTGTTCCACAAGATGCTGGTGTTTTGGCTGAACTGGGATCAGCTGCAGGATGAGAGGCTGGTAGGCAGCAGGCAGCTGGAGACTAAATCTCACATTCAAGTGAACCACGAAG CCTTGGCTGAAGAGGAATCCATAGGCCGGGAGGAATCCCAAGACATCGGCCAATCGCTAGTCCTGTCTGCTGTGGACGACTCGCTCCACAGTGGGGCGTTTGTCCTCTGTAATCCAGGACCCTCCAGAGCTCCTGACACCGACTTCCAAACTCCACATCAACAACCTGAAGTCCACCTGCATGACTGTGAAGAAGGGAGCGGCGCTGAAGATCTGAAGGCTTTCAAGTGTGAGAGTTCTTCAACAGACGTCACGGAGAGACAGAAATACAACATCTGCTGGGGACACATTG ACAGTCAAAATGCATCTAAAACCTCCCCAACCTGCAAGTCATCACGTCACACTGAGAGACCTGAAGCAAGCAGACAGCGGCCAGTCTGCCTCCCGTCGTTCGTTTTCGCCATTCGGGGACTTTTTACGTCTCTTCTGGCTCTGATCAACAGCCTGGTGATGCTGCTGATTGCCCCACGGTTCCTGCACAGCTCTGGAGCTTGTAACGTCCTGGTTTACCTGGATCCGGGCCTCTCTCTGCTGGCTGTGATCACACTGCTTGCCACAACTCTGCCACAG GTGTATCGCTATGGACTGCTGCTGCTACAGGCCTCACCTCCACAGATTTGTGTGTCTGATCTTGGACGGAAGATTGCGAGTGTTCCTGGAGTGCAGGCTGTGCACGACCTCCACATCTGGCAGCTGACCGAGTCCCTCCTGGTGGCTTCTGTCCATGTGCACTGCTACGCTGGGCTTCCTGCACACAG GTGTGCTGATCTGCTGTCGGGGGTCACTAAAGTGCTTCAGAGTGTTGGAGTGACTTGCTGCACCGTTCAGCCAGAGTTTGCCTCCTGCTCTGGTTTTTCTGCAGGCGGCAGCAGTGATGCCTCCCTCGTTATCCACAGAGAGGACCCCTCCCCGCCTCCTCCCCTGGCCTGCAGCCTCGCCTGTGGAAAGGCCTGTGCTGGGAGTAtgtgctgctctctgctgaaggAGGAGACCAGGAACCTTCTAGCACCACCGTCTGGGGAAACAAGGGAAGAGCCTCAGACTCTGGTCATCGAGAACACCTTCCTCTGA